One genomic region from Anabaena sp. PCC 7108 encodes:
- a CDS encoding tRNA-dihydrouridine synthase yields MILLPQSLQPDLPLTALAPMQDVTNLWFMKVIAHYGSPDYFFTEYFRVNDTSRLNRKILAAITENDTGRPVFAQMIGESIPDLVRTAKELCKYNIAGVDLNMGCPAPRIYRKNVGGGLLREPEKVEQILGELRAAVNDKPLTVKMRVGFENTDNFYQILDIINRHNIDLLSLHGRTVKDMYHGEVKYDLIAEAVKRVNCPVLANGNINSATTALEVLSQTGAAGVMVGRWAIGNPWVFNQIRQALRGEEITPVPLVEVRKYIDRLYQTPTASTMPERARVGYLKMFLNYIALSVDTEGDFLRLMRRVQSEVELFDLCDRFLLVDLTKTLALAPSLIV; encoded by the coding sequence ATGATATTGCTCCCCCAATCGCTTCAGCCAGACCTTCCTCTCACCGCTCTTGCACCTATGCAGGATGTGACAAACCTCTGGTTTATGAAAGTCATTGCCCATTACGGTAGTCCTGACTACTTCTTTACCGAATATTTCCGCGTCAATGATACTTCCCGGCTCAATCGTAAAATTCTGGCAGCAATCACCGAAAATGATACCGGTCGCCCCGTTTTTGCTCAAATGATTGGCGAAAGCATTCCCGATTTAGTAAGAACAGCCAAGGAACTCTGCAAATACAATATCGCGGGAGTAGACTTAAACATGGGCTGTCCAGCGCCGAGAATCTATCGCAAAAATGTTGGTGGTGGATTGTTGCGAGAACCGGAAAAAGTCGAGCAGATTTTGGGAGAACTGCGTGCTGCTGTGAATGATAAACCTTTAACTGTGAAAATGCGCGTAGGCTTTGAAAATACCGATAACTTTTACCAAATACTAGATATAATCAATCGCCACAATATTGATTTACTGAGTTTACATGGTCGCACGGTTAAAGATATGTACCACGGAGAAGTTAAATATGATTTGATTGCAGAAGCGGTGAAACGGGTTAATTGTCCAGTGCTTGCTAATGGCAATATCAACTCAGCGACAACAGCCCTGGAAGTACTTTCCCAAACCGGTGCAGCAGGTGTGATGGTAGGACGCTGGGCGATTGGTAATCCTTGGGTTTTTAATCAAATTCGTCAGGCTTTGAGAGGAGAGGAGATTACGCCTGTTCCTTTAGTCGAAGTACGCAAATATATTGATCGTTTATACCAAACTCCCACAGCGTCAACTATGCCCGAACGGGCGCGGGTAGGCTACCTAAAAATGTTCCTTAACTACATTGCTTTAAGTGTTGATACTGAAGGTGATTTTCTGCGATTGATGCGACGGGTGCAGAGCGAGGTAGAATTATTTGACTTGTGCGATCGCTTTCTGCTTGTTGATCTGACGAAAACTTTAGCCCTAGCACCATCTTTGATTGTGTAA
- a CDS encoding BrnA antitoxin family protein, protein MNEKNLKNISRTNWQALDSMSDEDIDYSDIPPLTDEFFERATLRIPAAQAKNVIQLEPDVIAWFKAQNTDYQTAINEILRRHIESGGSNKQAA, encoded by the coding sequence ATGAACGAAAAAAATTTGAAGAATATCTCACGTACTAATTGGCAAGCTTTAGATTCAATGTCAGATGAGGATATTGACTATTCTGATATTCCTCCATTAACTGATGAATTTTTTGAAAGAGCAACTCTGCGAATTCCCGCAGCGCAAGCAAAAAATGTGATTCAATTAGAACCTGATGTAATAGCTTGGTTTAAAGCTCAAAATACAGATTATCAAACAGCTATTAATGAGATTTTACGTCGTCATATTGAAAGTGGTGGTAGTAATAAACAAGCTGCTTGA
- a CDS encoding prevent-host-death family protein has protein sequence MSELRVKIPKLRRQVQLGNLRIVSTHYGEIAAFLLPLGDLDSVVDEEGNSLITKFEEMPLTKFRDELTRAWEILQSGIDCIYLTFHNRRVVAFVSPRLTPYLSLPFIGNTENILFFSNEFQTHVS, from the coding sequence ATGAGTGAATTGAGAGTCAAGATACCTAAGTTGCGACGACAAGTTCAGCTGGGAAATTTAAGGATTGTATCAACTCATTATGGTGAAATAGCTGCTTTCTTGTTACCTCTTGGTGATCTTGATAGTGTTGTAGATGAAGAGGGTAATTCACTGATAACAAAATTTGAAGAAATGCCCTTAACGAAATTTCGTGATGAATTGACTCGTGCTTGGGAAATTTTACAATCAGGTATAGATTGTATATATCTTACATTTCATAATCGTAGGGTTGTAGCTTTTGTAAGCCCTCGGTTAACACCTTATCTATCATTGCCATTTATTGGTAATACAGAGAATATTTTGTTTTTCTCAAATGAATTTCAAACCCATGTATCATAG
- the ilvA gene encoding threonine ammonia-lyase, biosynthetic encodes MYCDYLVQILTARVYDVAQETPLEYAPNLSARLNNKLLLKREDMQSVFSFKLRGAYNKMVNLTPDLLKQGVIAASAGNHAQGVALAASRLGTKAIIVMPVITPQVKINAVKARGGEVVLHGNNYDDAYAHARQLEVEKGLTFIHPFDDPEVIAGQGTIGMEILRQYQQPIHAIFVAIGGGGLISGIAAYVKRLRPDIKIIGVEPVDANAMYQSLQAGERVRLSQVGLFADGVAVREVGEETFRLCQQYVDEIILVDTDATCAAIKDVFEDTRSILEPAGALAIAGAKLYAEREQIQNQTLIAVACGANMNFDRLRFVAERAEFGERREAIFAVRIPEERGSLRKFCECIGKRNLTEFNYRIADNKEAHIFVGMQIENRADAAKIVENFESHGLITIDLTDDELTKLHLRHMVGGHSPLAENELLYRFEFPERPGALMQFVTSMSPDWNISLFHYRNNGADYGRIVVGMQVPPHETVEWQSFLDTLGYRYWDESQNLAYQLFLG; translated from the coding sequence ATGTATTGCGACTACCTGGTACAAATCCTCACCGCCCGCGTCTATGATGTAGCCCAAGAAACACCACTGGAATATGCCCCCAACCTCTCCGCAAGACTGAATAACAAACTCCTCCTGAAACGGGAAGATATGCAGTCTGTCTTCTCCTTCAAACTGCGGGGCGCATATAACAAAATGGTCAATCTCACCCCAGACCTACTTAAACAGGGTGTCATAGCCGCCTCTGCGGGGAATCACGCCCAAGGTGTCGCTTTAGCTGCCAGTCGCTTGGGAACAAAAGCCATCATTGTGATGCCCGTGATTACGCCCCAGGTAAAAATAAATGCCGTCAAAGCTAGGGGCGGAGAGGTTGTATTACATGGCAATAATTATGATGATGCTTACGCCCACGCCCGGCAACTGGAAGTAGAAAAAGGGTTAACCTTTATACATCCCTTTGATGATCCAGAAGTAATTGCGGGACAAGGAACAATTGGTATGGAAATACTGCGACAATATCAGCAACCTATTCACGCCATTTTTGTCGCTATTGGTGGTGGTGGCTTAATTTCCGGGATTGCGGCTTATGTCAAACGGTTGCGTCCTGATATTAAAATTATTGGTGTTGAACCTGTAGACGCTAACGCTATGTATCAATCATTGCAAGCTGGCGAACGGGTGCGGTTGTCTCAGGTAGGTTTATTTGCTGACGGTGTAGCGGTACGGGAAGTAGGAGAAGAAACCTTCCGGCTATGTCAACAATACGTAGATGAAATTATTTTAGTGGATACAGATGCCACCTGTGCAGCAATTAAAGATGTGTTTGAGGATACTCGTTCTATTTTAGAACCTGCGGGGGCATTAGCGATCGCAGGAGCAAAACTTTATGCAGAACGAGAACAAATTCAAAATCAAACTCTCATCGCTGTTGCTTGTGGTGCTAATATGAACTTTGATCGGTTACGTTTTGTGGCAGAACGGGCAGAATTTGGAGAACGTCGAGAAGCCATCTTTGCAGTCAGAATTCCCGAAGAAAGAGGTAGTTTAAGAAAGTTTTGTGAATGTATTGGTAAACGCAACCTCACAGAATTTAACTATCGCATTGCTGACAACAAAGAAGCACATATTTTTGTGGGTATGCAAATAGAAAATCGTGCTGACGCTGCAAAAATAGTAGAAAATTTTGAATCTCACGGATTAATAACCATAGATTTAACAGATGATGAATTAACAAAACTGCATTTGCGTCACATGGTAGGAGGACATTCTCCTCTTGCAGAAAATGAACTCCTTTATCGTTTTGAATTTCCCGAACGTCCAGGTGCATTAATGCAGTTTGTAACTTCCATGTCTCCTGATTGGAATATTAGCTTATTTCATTATCGAAATAATGGTGCAGACTATGGAAGAATTGTGGTAGGAATGCAAGTTCCTCCCCATGAAACAGTAGAATGGCAATCATTTTTAGATACTCTCGGTTATCGCTATTGGGACGAAAGTCAAAATCTCGCATATCAGCTATTTTTAGGTTGA
- a CDS encoding RNA-binding S4 domain-containing protein, translating into MIKLDQFLKLVGIASTGGQAKLMIVDGEVQVNGEVETRRGKKLAATDQVTVNGRIFKVGDVI; encoded by the coding sequence ATGATTAAACTCGATCAGTTCTTAAAATTAGTAGGTATAGCCTCAACAGGAGGTCAAGCAAAATTGATGATTGTTGATGGTGAAGTTCAAGTCAATGGCGAAGTTGAAACTCGACGTGGTAAGAAATTAGCAGCAACAGACCAAGTAACAGTTAATGGTCGAATTTTCAAAGTTGGAGATGTAATTTAA
- the coaBC gene encoding bifunctional phosphopantothenoylcysteine decarboxylase/phosphopantothenate--cysteine ligase CoaBC has product MLSSVSLKLRRVLICVGGGIAAYKICELVSTLFKSGVEIRVILTKSAQEFITPLTLATLSRHQAYTDDDFWQPIYSRPLHIELGEWADLIVIAPLTANTLAKLTYGMADNLLTNTVLASTCPVLLAPAMNTDMWEQVAVQRNWRLLLTDSRFYGIGTASGLLACDRIGAGRMAEPAEIFVYIQSLLHTQGIRDLAGKQVLISAGGTREYLDPVRFIGNPSTGKMGLALAQAALHRGAKVILVHCPASWDVPLGVEAIEVISADQMQQVMLEHLANADIIIMSAAVADVKPRDYSTEKLPKRSLPENLPLAAVPDIVAELGNRKQPHQYLIGFAAQTGDIITPAKEKLQRKKLDTIVANPIDKVDSGFGSDNNQAVFLDKSGREVEIPACSKLEMAHYLFDFVV; this is encoded by the coding sequence ATGCTATCATCTGTAAGTCTAAAATTGAGACGAGTTCTTATTTGTGTGGGTGGCGGTATAGCTGCCTATAAAATATGTGAATTAGTTTCCACTCTATTTAAATCTGGGGTAGAAATACGAGTTATTCTCACTAAATCTGCTCAAGAATTTATCACACCTTTGACTTTAGCAACTTTATCCCGTCATCAAGCTTACACCGATGATGATTTTTGGCAACCAATTTATTCCCGTCCTTTGCATATTGAGTTGGGTGAATGGGCTGATTTAATTGTGATTGCGCCTTTAACTGCTAATACTTTGGCTAAGTTAACTTATGGAATGGCGGATAATTTGCTGACAAATACCGTTCTCGCTTCTACTTGTCCGGTGTTGTTAGCACCAGCTATGAATACAGATATGTGGGAACAGGTAGCAGTACAAAGGAATTGGCGGCTGCTATTGACAGATAGTAGATTTTATGGTATTGGTACAGCATCGGGTTTATTGGCGTGCGATCGCATCGGTGCTGGTAGAATGGCAGAACCCGCCGAAATATTTGTTTATATTCAATCTTTATTACACACCCAAGGAATCAGAGATTTAGCTGGAAAGCAGGTTTTAATCAGCGCTGGGGGAACACGAGAATATTTAGATCCGGTGCGATTTATTGGCAATCCCTCAACTGGTAAAATGGGTTTAGCATTGGCACAGGCAGCACTGCACAGAGGCGCAAAAGTAATATTAGTCCATTGTCCAGCAAGTTGGGATGTACCTTTGGGAGTAGAAGCAATTGAGGTAATTAGTGCAGACCAAATGCAGCAGGTGATGTTAGAGCATTTAGCCAATGCAGATATCATTATCATGTCAGCCGCAGTTGCAGATGTAAAGCCTAGAGATTATAGTACCGAAAAATTGCCCAAGCGATCGCTTCCTGAAAATCTACCCCTAGCAGCAGTACCGGATATTGTTGCTGAACTGGGAAATCGCAAACAACCGCATCAATATTTAATTGGTTTTGCAGCACAAACTGGAGATATTATTACTCCTGCAAAAGAGAAATTGCAAAGAAAGAAATTAGATACAATTGTAGCGAACCCTATTGATAAAGTTGATAGTGGTTTTGGTAGTGATAATAATCAAGCGGTGTTTTTAGATAAATCAGGAAGAGAGGTAGAAATTCCGGCCTGTTCTAAATTGGAAATGGCACATTATTTGTTTGATTTTGTTGTTTAA
- a CDS encoding PIN domain-containing protein, with translation MRKLIVLDTNILIRAVLAERVPNLLDKYNYNCSFFTPASCYDELNEHLPKILQKRDLPLDAFLNAIEKLTKVVIPIADEIYSEYEYDAKRRIQERDIKDWTIVALSLSLNCPIWTEDQDFFGIGIATWNTRNVEIYLSSN, from the coding sequence ATGAGAAAGTTAATTGTTTTAGATACTAATATTCTCATTCGCGCAGTATTAGCAGAACGTGTTCCCAATTTATTAGATAAATACAATTATAACTGTAGTTTTTTTACTCCCGCTTCCTGCTATGATGAGTTAAATGAGCATTTACCCAAAATTTTACAAAAGCGGGATCTTCCATTAGATGCATTTTTAAATGCTATAGAAAAACTAACAAAGGTAGTCATACCAATAGCTGACGAAATTTATAGTGAATATGAATATGATGCTAAACGGCGAATACAAGAAAGAGATATAAAAGACTGGACAATAGTTGCTCTTTCTCTGTCTTTAAATTGTCCAATATGGACGGAAGATCAAGATTTTTTTGGAATTGGGATTGCTACATGGAACACTCGAAATGTAGAGATTTATTTAAGTAGTAATTAA
- a CDS encoding type II toxin-antitoxin system Phd/YefM family antitoxin, which produces MDIQSVGIKEFRANLHKYTQQTSEPIAITSHGVPIGYYIPTQPTPQKQDLMALQEAVQKIQQLLETRGISEDELFADFQNARESTI; this is translated from the coding sequence ATGGACATCCAATCTGTAGGAATCAAAGAATTTCGGGCTAATTTACATAAATACACACAACAAACATCTGAACCAATCGCAATTACTTCTCATGGAGTCCCAATAGGTTACTACATACCAACACAACCTACTCCTCAAAAACAAGATTTAATGGCTTTGCAAGAAGCAGTACAAAAAATCCAACAATTGCTGGAAACAAGAGGTATTAGTGAAGATGAATTATTTGCCGATTTCCAGAATGCTAGAGAAAGTACAATATAA
- a CDS encoding type II toxin-antitoxin system HicB family antitoxin, with the protein MKYTIIIQWSEEDKCYIVSLPDFTNVMQPCTHGETYEEALKNGQEVLEMLIESCLADGEPLPEPHVLGKSLKVA; encoded by the coding sequence ATGAAATATACAATAATTATTCAATGGTCTGAAGAAGATAAATGTTATATAGTTTCACTGCCTGATTTTACTAATGTAATGCAGCCTTGTACTCATGGAGAAACTTACGAAGAAGCTTTAAAAAATGGTCAGGAAGTGTTAGAAATGCTGATTGAGTCATGTTTAGCAGATGGTGAACCGCTTCCCGAACCGCACGTTTTAGGCAAGTCTTTGAAAGTTGCGTAA
- a CDS encoding efflux RND transporter permease subunit codes for MFVDFFIKRPVFTSVCAIIILLVGAISIPTLPTAQYPEISPTQIIVSSNYPGASAEIVESNVTTILERQINGIEGIKYMTSSSSNDGGSNITVTFDSSQDKDIAAVDVQNRVTAAEPQLPEAVNQTGVTVSKQTNNILLAMGLYSDNKQLDNVFLSNYADLYVVDALKRIKGVSEVRIFGERRYAMRLWLDPNKLASRNLTTNDVINALNEQNLQVGAGQIGQQPAADGQMYQIDLRAVSRLTEAEEFNNLVIKTAADGSLIKLKDLGRAELGAQSYSSFLRFKGNEGVGLGIFPSPGSNSLYVANSVKKEMARLSLSFPPGMKYQVAFDTTTIIEESLAEVVKTLLEAIALVILVIFIFLQDWRITLIPVITIPLALVGTFAFVKAFGFSINILTMFGLTLATGMVVDDAIIVVEDISRLIQEEGIPPRKAASLAMSQLTGAVVATSLVLMAVFVPVAFFPGSTGQIYKQFALTIAFSIAISTFLALTLTPSLSALLLRQKPVPRGVLGWVFGRINWFLEAMSRGYERSLRFLTKIKGIIAIAFIGLLGVTAWLYMTVPSSFLPDEDQGYFITIIQGPEGSSLQYTSKVMSEVEKEILQLPEITGTFAIGGFGFSGNTANSGVIFTTLKSWDERTQPNQSVQAIIGNLRQKFAEITEARVFPVNPPAIRGLGSFSGFQFQLQDIAGTNSLNSMLQTVGQFMMQGNQTPGLQAVFSTFTANTPQILIEVDRNKAKSLQVSIDDIFRTLQTYLGSRYVNDFNYLSRTYRVYIQADAQFRSNPDDIGLLNVRSETNQMIPLNSLVKLTPTTGAQTINHYNLFRSIEINGSPAPGFSSGQATLAMEQLAKKILPTSMGYEWSGIVAQEKESGGQAPLIFGLGLVFVFLVLAAQYENYVDPLIIMLAVPLAIMGALASQSLRGLNNDVFCQVGLVMLIGLASKNAILIVEFANQLQEQQGLSISKAAVEAAKGRLRPILMTAFSTLLGIFPLVIATGAGAASRQSLGTAVFGGMFVATFLSLFIVPILYIIIGKIRQRLQPVRKYQHLEASEDNKVLYK; via the coding sequence ATGTTTGTTGATTTCTTTATTAAGCGACCTGTATTTACCAGTGTCTGCGCTATTATCATTTTGCTAGTTGGTGCAATCAGTATTCCCACATTGCCCACCGCACAGTATCCAGAAATTAGTCCAACGCAGATTATTGTTAGTTCTAATTATCCGGGTGCTAGTGCAGAAATTGTTGAAAGTAACGTAACGACGATTTTAGAACGTCAGATTAATGGTATCGAAGGCATTAAATATATGACTTCGAGCAGTAGTAATGATGGTGGTAGTAACATTACTGTAACATTTGATTCCTCTCAGGACAAAGATATTGCAGCGGTGGATGTGCAGAACCGCGTGACTGCAGCTGAACCCCAGTTACCAGAAGCGGTAAATCAAACAGGTGTGACTGTGAGTAAACAGACTAACAATATTTTGTTAGCGATGGGTTTGTATAGTGATAACAAACAACTAGATAATGTCTTTTTAAGTAATTATGCAGATTTATATGTAGTAGATGCCCTCAAACGAATTAAAGGTGTCAGTGAGGTGCGGATTTTTGGTGAACGACGCTATGCGATGCGTCTATGGCTTGACCCAAATAAACTGGCTAGTCGAAATTTAACTACTAATGATGTTATTAATGCCCTCAACGAACAAAACTTACAGGTGGGTGCGGGGCAAATTGGACAGCAGCCAGCCGCAGATGGTCAGATGTATCAAATTGATTTGAGGGCAGTTAGTAGGCTAACAGAAGCTGAGGAATTTAACAATTTAGTGATCAAAACTGCTGCTGACGGTAGTTTGATTAAGTTGAAAGATTTGGGTAGGGCGGAACTTGGCGCTCAAAGCTATAGCTCATTTCTCCGCTTTAAGGGGAATGAAGGTGTAGGGCTGGGGATATTTCCGTCACCGGGAAGTAATTCCTTATACGTTGCGAATTCAGTCAAAAAGGAAATGGCGCGATTGTCCCTAAGCTTTCCCCCAGGGATGAAATATCAAGTGGCATTTGACACCACTACGATTATAGAAGAGTCATTAGCAGAAGTTGTAAAAACGCTATTGGAAGCGATCGCTCTGGTTATTCTTGTCATCTTTATTTTCTTACAAGATTGGCGCATTACTTTAATTCCTGTGATCACTATTCCCCTGGCTTTAGTTGGCACTTTTGCCTTTGTAAAAGCCTTTGGGTTTTCTATCAACATCTTGACCATGTTTGGTTTGACCCTAGCAACAGGAATGGTAGTTGATGACGCAATTATTGTAGTTGAAGATATCTCCCGCTTAATTCAAGAAGAAGGAATACCACCCCGTAAGGCCGCTTCTTTAGCTATGTCGCAATTAACGGGGGCTGTAGTTGCGACTTCTTTGGTACTAATGGCTGTGTTTGTTCCGGTGGCGTTTTTCCCCGGTTCAACTGGACAAATTTACAAGCAATTTGCGCTGACAATTGCCTTTTCCATCGCCATTTCTACATTTTTAGCTTTGACCCTCACACCTTCTCTTTCCGCTTTGTTATTACGGCAAAAACCTGTACCTAGGGGTGTTTTAGGTTGGGTATTTGGTCGAATTAACTGGTTCTTAGAAGCCATGAGCCGGGGATATGAGCGATCTTTAAGGTTTCTGACAAAAATCAAAGGGATCATTGCGATCGCATTTATTGGTTTATTGGGTGTCACAGCTTGGCTGTACATGACCGTACCTTCATCATTTCTACCCGACGAAGATCAAGGTTATTTCATTACAATTATTCAAGGTCCAGAAGGTTCTTCACTCCAATACACCAGCAAAGTCATGAGTGAGGTAGAAAAAGAAATCCTCCAATTACCTGAAATTACAGGTACTTTCGCTATCGGTGGTTTTGGTTTTAGTGGGAATACTGCTAACAGTGGCGTAATTTTTACAACTCTCAAATCCTGGGATGAACGTACACAACCAAATCAATCTGTACAAGCTATTATTGGCAATTTAAGACAAAAATTCGCAGAAATTACTGAAGCTAGAGTCTTTCCAGTTAATCCTCCCGCAATTCGTGGCTTAGGTAGTTTTAGCGGGTTCCAGTTTCAGTTACAAGACATAGCCGGCACTAACAGCTTGAATTCTATGCTGCAAACGGTTGGTCAGTTCATGATGCAGGGGAATCAAACCCCAGGACTGCAAGCTGTATTTAGCACTTTTACAGCGAATACACCACAAATTTTAATTGAAGTTGACCGCAATAAAGCTAAATCTCTGCAAGTTTCCATTGACGATATTTTTAGAACCCTACAAACTTATTTGGGTTCACGATATGTCAATGATTTTAATTACCTTTCTCGCACATATCGGGTATATATCCAAGCTGATGCTCAGTTTCGCTCCAATCCTGATGATATCGGTTTATTAAATGTCCGTTCTGAAACTAATCAGATGATTCCTTTGAATAGTTTAGTGAAATTAACTCCAACAACGGGAGCGCAAACTATTAATCACTACAACTTATTTCGTTCTATTGAAATTAACGGTTCTCCTGCTCCTGGTTTTAGTTCTGGACAAGCAACTTTAGCTATGGAACAACTAGCTAAAAAGATATTACCTACAAGTATGGGATATGAATGGTCGGGTATTGTCGCTCAGGAAAAAGAATCTGGTGGACAAGCACCGCTCATTTTTGGTTTGGGTTTAGTTTTCGTCTTTTTGGTCTTAGCTGCTCAATATGAAAACTATGTTGATCCTTTGATTATTATGCTGGCTGTTCCCTTAGCTATTATGGGAGCTTTAGCATCACAATCATTACGAGGTTTAAATAATGATGTATTTTGCCAAGTAGGGTTAGTGATGTTAATTGGTTTAGCAAGTAAAAACGCAATTTTGATTGTGGAATTTGCTAATCAATTACAAGAACAACAAGGTTTATCAATTTCCAAAGCAGCAGTTGAAGCGGCAAAAGGTCGTTTACGTCCAATTTTGATGACTGCTTTTTCGACTTTGTTAGGGATTTTTCCTCTGGTAATTGCGACGGGTGCGGGTGCAGCAAGTCGTCAATCTCTGGGTACTGCTGTATTTGGGGGAATGTTTGTGGCGACTTTTTTAAGTTTATTTATTGTGCCAATTCTTTATATCATCATTGGCAAAATTCGTCAGCGTTTGCAACCTGTTCGCAAGTATCAGCATTTGGAAGCAAGTGAGGATAATAAGGTTTTATATAAATAG
- a CDS encoding efflux RND transporter periplasmic adaptor subunit, with product MTSPEPQADFPDIPQPSFEPPNKSQRWLRLLLALVLILGGGTAIAWKLLTPEKPNPAAANAPPPGVKVKLSAVQAGTIEDSTEYIASLESRRSVNLQPRIQGQVAQIFVKSGDTVASGTAILQIDSRQQQAAVSSLSAAGQGSQAQLENARSTLKSLQAERLANVADVRLNQLDYNRYSELAAQGAVSRQTEDLYANKLATAKAQLGAIDSRIQAQLATISQAEKSLEQADANIRQQQVQLQYYKITAPFTGTVGDIPVKVGDFVNTSTPLATITQNRPLEVKIPIPLEKGTQLRQGLPVALINAQGQTIANSSIFFISPNITNNSQSILVKALYDNSEGQLRADQMIRAKVIWNQRSGVRIPATAISRIAGETFVFVAETEKSPNGVSQLIAKQKQVKLGNIKGNDYQVIEGLKQDEQLIVSGVQNLRNGVPIIPE from the coding sequence ATGACATCTCCTGAGCCTCAAGCAGATTTTCCAGATATTCCACAACCCTCATTTGAGCCACCAAACAAATCACAGCGGTGGCTACGTTTGTTATTAGCTCTAGTATTAATACTTGGGGGTGGAACGGCTATAGCGTGGAAATTGCTAACTCCTGAAAAACCGAATCCAGCAGCGGCTAATGCTCCACCACCGGGAGTAAAAGTAAAACTATCGGCAGTGCAAGCTGGCACAATTGAGGATAGCACAGAATACATTGCTAGTTTAGAATCTAGGCGTTCAGTCAATCTCCAACCCAGAATTCAAGGTCAAGTTGCTCAAATATTTGTGAAGTCAGGAGATACAGTTGCTTCTGGGACTGCAATTCTGCAAATAGATTCCAGACAGCAACAAGCCGCAGTGAGTAGTTTATCTGCTGCTGGTCAAGGTTCTCAAGCACAATTAGAAAATGCTCGCTCTACTCTCAAATCTCTGCAAGCTGAACGATTAGCAAATGTTGCGGATGTGCGATTAAACCAACTAGATTATAATCGCTATTCTGAATTAGCTGCACAAGGAGCGGTATCTCGTCAAACTGAAGATTTATATGCCAATAAACTGGCGACAGCAAAAGCCCAACTTGGGGCGATAGATTCCCGAATTCAAGCCCAATTAGCTACTATATCCCAAGCTGAAAAGTCTTTAGAACAAGCTGATGCCAATATTAGACAACAACAAGTCCAACTTCAATATTATAAAATAACTGCTCCCTTTACGGGAACTGTTGGCGATATTCCTGTGAAAGTTGGGGATTTCGTCAATACTTCCACACCATTAGCTACTATTACTCAAAATCGACCTTTAGAAGTTAAAATTCCTATCCCACTGGAAAAAGGTACTCAATTACGTCAAGGATTACCAGTGGCATTAATTAACGCCCAAGGTCAAACTATAGCCAATAGTAGTATATTCTTTATTTCTCCCAATATTACCAATAACTCTCAATCAATATTAGTTAAAGCACTATATGATAATTCCGAAGGACAGTTGCGAGCAGATCAAATGATTCGGGCTAAAGTGATTTGGAATCAGCGTTCAGGAGTTCGGATTCCTGCTACAGCAATATCTCGAATAGCTGGGGAAACTTTTGTATTTGTGGCCGAAACAGAGAAATCTCCTAACGGTGTTTCTCAATTAATAGCCAAACAAAAACAGGTAAAGTTAGGCAATATCAAAGGTAATGATTACCAAGTAATTGAAGGATTAAAACAAGATGAACAACTGATAGTTTCAGGGGTACAAAATCTCAGAAATGGAGTACCAATAATTCCTGAGTGA